The proteins below are encoded in one region of Aquisphaera giovannonii:
- a CDS encoding CRTAC1 family protein, which translates to MARHLWPVFLAITLAGCGTATPTGGDRRPLNGGGASASGPAASPSSGKTADSTRSNGSNSQAEPQKSSIAGDRQTVVSSNVTLTKQTESSPFRFTEVSKEWGIDFVEFSGMTANKYFPTANGSGLAIFDYDNDGLMDVYFATCTELPLGTGTRKEPNRLFKNLGNGKFKDVTEAAGVGHRGFTHGVIAADLDNDGDQDLFLCCYGPNVLLRNNGDGTFKDISKAAGIDKPNWSSGGAVIDYDNDGDLDIYVANYGRWNYPEDHTTVGDLEKKIYLYSSPRTIKTVRHLFYRNNGDMTFTDVYDKVITVEKEEVVQKEEVDPATKAKKTVEVKEKRRVPHPRDDGHGFGVVAADLNDDGLTDLYVANDMNPHFLFLNNGDGTFDDVSEVSGAAFDNNGIAQSGMGVDAEDVDGDGLPEIISTHFANEYATFYMNYGKGLFYDNTAFFGLASDTMPFVKWGTGFLDFDNDGWPDLFISNGHVDDNRRELNQPVDYEEIPLLFRNMQGKRFKLSTKDVGPYFDTRHVGRGSASGDLDNDGDIDLIVNEKDRPAAVLRNDTPTKNHWVRLVLQGTKSNRDAVGTRIEVDTGRTYLDPRKNEQKPWKIYRQKKGGVSLESTSDSRVLIGIGETAEIPKITIRWPSGIVSTLEKVQVDRDHKVVEPKDGKPAPAK; encoded by the coding sequence ATGGCCCGGCACCTCTGGCCGGTCTTCCTGGCGATCACGTTGGCGGGGTGCGGGACGGCGACGCCTACCGGCGGCGATCGCAGGCCGTTGAACGGGGGCGGCGCCTCCGCGTCCGGGCCCGCAGCCTCCCCCTCATCCGGAAAGACGGCCGATTCCACGCGGTCCAACGGCAGCAATTCCCAGGCCGAGCCCCAGAAGTCGAGCATCGCCGGCGACCGGCAGACGGTCGTCTCCTCGAACGTCACGCTGACGAAGCAGACCGAATCCAGCCCCTTCCGCTTCACGGAAGTCTCGAAGGAGTGGGGCATCGACTTCGTCGAGTTCTCGGGCATGACGGCGAACAAGTATTTCCCGACCGCCAACGGCTCCGGGCTGGCGATCTTCGACTACGACAACGACGGCCTGATGGACGTCTACTTCGCGACGTGCACCGAGCTGCCCCTGGGGACCGGCACGCGCAAGGAGCCGAACCGGCTCTTCAAGAACCTCGGCAACGGCAAGTTCAAGGACGTCACGGAGGCCGCGGGGGTCGGCCATCGCGGGTTCACGCACGGCGTGATCGCGGCCGACCTCGACAACGACGGCGACCAGGACCTCTTCCTCTGCTGCTACGGGCCGAACGTCCTCCTGCGGAACAACGGCGACGGCACGTTCAAGGACATCAGCAAGGCCGCCGGCATCGACAAGCCCAACTGGTCCTCCGGCGGCGCGGTGATCGACTACGACAACGACGGCGACCTCGACATCTACGTCGCCAACTACGGCCGCTGGAATTACCCCGAGGACCACACGACGGTCGGCGACCTGGAGAAGAAGATCTACCTCTACTCCTCGCCCCGGACCATCAAGACGGTCAGGCACCTCTTCTATCGCAACAACGGCGACATGACGTTCACGGACGTCTACGACAAGGTGATCACCGTCGAGAAGGAAGAGGTCGTCCAGAAGGAGGAGGTCGACCCCGCCACCAAGGCAAAGAAGACGGTCGAGGTGAAGGAGAAGAGGCGCGTGCCGCACCCCCGCGACGACGGGCACGGGTTCGGCGTCGTGGCGGCGGACCTCAACGACGACGGCCTGACCGACCTCTACGTCGCCAACGACATGAACCCGCACTTCCTCTTCCTGAACAACGGCGACGGCACGTTCGACGACGTCTCCGAGGTCTCCGGCGCGGCGTTCGACAACAACGGCATCGCGCAGTCGGGCATGGGCGTGGACGCGGAGGACGTGGACGGCGACGGCCTCCCCGAGATCATCTCCACCCACTTCGCCAACGAGTACGCCACCTTCTACATGAACTACGGCAAGGGCCTCTTCTACGACAACACGGCGTTCTTCGGGCTCGCGTCCGACACCATGCCGTTCGTCAAGTGGGGCACCGGCTTCCTGGACTTCGACAACGACGGCTGGCCCGACCTGTTCATCTCCAACGGCCACGTGGACGACAACCGCCGCGAGCTGAACCAGCCGGTCGATTACGAGGAGATCCCGCTCCTGTTCCGCAACATGCAGGGCAAGCGGTTCAAGCTCTCCACGAAGGACGTCGGCCCGTATTTCGACACGAGGCACGTCGGCCGGGGCTCCGCCTCCGGGGACCTCGACAACGACGGCGACATCGACCTCATCGTCAACGAGAAGGACCGGCCCGCCGCCGTCCTCCGCAACGACACGCCGACGAAGAACCACTGGGTACGCCTGGTCCTCCAGGGCACGAAGAGCAACCGCGACGCCGTCGGGACCAGGATCGAGGTGGACACCGGGCGGACCTACCTGGACCCGCGCAAGAACGAGCAGAAGCCCTGGAAGATCTACCGGCAGAAGAAGGGGGGAGTGAGCCTCGAGTCCACGAGCGACTCGCGCGTCCTGATCGGGATCGGCGAGACGGCGGAGATCCCGAAGATCACGATCCGATGGCCCTCCGGCATCGTGAGCACGCTCGAGAAGGTGCAGGTGGACCGGGACCACAAGGTCGTGGAGCCGAAGGACGGCAAGCCGGCCCCGGCGAAATGA
- a CDS encoding DUF2189 domain-containing protein has protein sequence MKPAATTSTFDGEAASWEPAAGTWPAVRLGVVREAWRLYRRDAKAWSLTMLVAFACAALGEWMSAGAFGVARHGMFGGLHTIGSPGVRLLSAILGTAIGGFLAAGMIRMALAQIDGRSPRVEDLFRVPENWVDVVLASLLLGAVLFIGTSLFVIPGLIAAGLLMFTYPLILEARMPATGAMIQSYATLKGQWLLATIVHLCIAFVAGLGVILFGVGLLITGPLYALSIAVLYREVFGPAYAATPSKPGRYDEIA, from the coding sequence ATGAAGCCCGCGGCCACGACGAGCACTTTCGACGGCGAGGCGGCCTCCTGGGAGCCGGCGGCCGGCACGTGGCCGGCGGTCCGGCTCGGGGTCGTCCGCGAGGCCTGGCGGCTCTATCGTCGCGACGCGAAGGCCTGGTCGCTGACCATGCTGGTCGCCTTCGCCTGCGCCGCGCTCGGCGAATGGATGTCGGCGGGGGCCTTCGGGGTCGCCCGCCACGGCATGTTCGGCGGGCTTCACACGATCGGCTCGCCGGGCGTCAGGCTCCTCTCGGCCATCCTCGGCACCGCCATCGGCGGCTTCCTCGCCGCGGGGATGATCCGCATGGCCCTGGCGCAGATCGACGGCCGGAGCCCCCGCGTCGAGGACCTGTTCCGCGTCCCCGAGAACTGGGTGGACGTGGTGCTGGCCTCGTTGCTGCTCGGCGCCGTCCTGTTCATCGGGACGTCGCTCTTCGTCATCCCCGGCCTCATCGCCGCGGGCCTGCTGATGTTCACGTACCCGCTCATCCTCGAGGCCCGCATGCCGGCCACCGGCGCGATGATCCAGAGCTACGCGACCCTGAAGGGCCAGTGGCTGCTGGCCACGATCGTCCACCTGTGCATCGCGTTCGTCGCCGGCCTGGGCGTGATCCTGTTCGGGGTCGGCCTCCTGATCACCGGCCCGCTCTACGCCCTGTCCATCGCCGTGCTCTATCGCGAGGTCTTCGGCCCGGCCTACGCCGCCACGCCGTCCAAGCCGGGTCGGTATGACGAGATTGCCTGA
- a CDS encoding glycoside hydrolase family 2 protein, which translates to MRRIIPIAIALLLAADAGPARAQWQPAKGRLETRWTAGVRPENAWKEYPRPQLVREEWESLNGLWDYAIRPRAESQPASWDGKILVPFCAESALSGVMKEVGPDRSLWYHRTFSIPEGWAGRHVLLHFGAVDWEATVTVNGKAAGSHRGGYDPFSINITPFLKAGENTLVVRVWDPTDAGFQPRGKQVRKPEGIWYTAVTGIWQTAWMEPVAEDHIRGLRIVPHLDRSAFTVTVHGAEEGAVRIEARDGDRLVGQAEGRTGRGVAVPIVEPKPWSPSSPHLYDLTVTLLRDGKVVDRVASYAGLRKIEVRRDSQDVLRLFLNNEPLFQYGPLDQGWWPDGLYTAPTDEALKYDIEVTKQLGFNMARKHVKVEPDRWYYWCDKLGLLVWQDMPSGDSGPEWIRDVDRESPELRRSAESALNYDAELSELVVDLGNHPSIVAWVPFNEAWGQFDTPAAVERIRRLDNTRPVNAASGGNFQGVGDILDVHSYPDPAMPRLDKFMAVVCGEFGGLGLPVENHTWLEKGNWGYRSYKTPQELTSAYVEKVNLLRPLIAKGLAAAVYTQTTDVEVEVNGLMTYDRKVIKMDRSAVAEANQKLYPIAAEAARK; encoded by the coding sequence ATGAGACGCATCATCCCGATCGCAATCGCCCTCCTCCTCGCCGCGGACGCGGGGCCCGCGCGGGCCCAGTGGCAGCCCGCGAAGGGGAGGCTCGAGACGCGGTGGACCGCGGGGGTCCGGCCCGAGAACGCCTGGAAGGAGTACCCGAGGCCCCAGCTCGTCCGCGAGGAGTGGGAGAGCCTCAACGGTCTCTGGGACTACGCCATCCGGCCCCGGGCCGAGTCGCAGCCCGCGAGCTGGGACGGCAAGATCCTCGTCCCCTTCTGCGCGGAATCGGCGCTCTCCGGGGTGATGAAGGAGGTCGGGCCGGACCGGTCTCTCTGGTATCACCGCACCTTCAGCATCCCGGAGGGATGGGCCGGGAGGCACGTGCTGCTCCACTTCGGCGCGGTGGACTGGGAGGCGACGGTCACGGTCAACGGCAAGGCGGCGGGCTCGCACCGCGGCGGATACGACCCGTTCTCGATCAACATCACGCCCTTCCTCAAGGCCGGCGAGAACACGCTGGTCGTCCGCGTCTGGGACCCGACCGACGCCGGCTTCCAGCCGCGCGGGAAGCAGGTCAGGAAGCCGGAGGGGATCTGGTACACCGCCGTCACCGGGATCTGGCAGACGGCCTGGATGGAGCCGGTCGCCGAGGACCACATCCGCGGCCTGCGGATCGTGCCGCACCTGGACCGGTCGGCCTTCACCGTCACCGTCCACGGCGCCGAGGAAGGGGCCGTCCGGATCGAGGCCCGCGACGGCGACCGCCTCGTCGGCCAGGCGGAGGGGCGGACGGGCCGGGGCGTCGCCGTGCCGATCGTGGAGCCCAAGCCCTGGTCGCCGAGCTCGCCGCACCTGTACGACCTGACCGTGACCCTGCTCCGCGACGGCAAGGTCGTGGACCGGGTCGCGTCGTATGCGGGGCTCCGGAAGATCGAGGTCCGGCGCGACTCGCAGGACGTCCTGAGGCTCTTCCTCAACAACGAGCCGCTCTTCCAGTACGGCCCGCTCGACCAGGGCTGGTGGCCCGACGGCCTCTACACGGCGCCCACGGACGAGGCCCTGAAGTACGACATCGAGGTCACCAAGCAGCTCGGCTTCAACATGGCCCGGAAGCACGTGAAGGTGGAGCCCGACCGCTGGTACTACTGGTGCGACAAGCTCGGCCTGCTCGTCTGGCAGGACATGCCCAGCGGCGACTCCGGCCCGGAGTGGATCCGCGACGTCGACCGGGAGAGCCCGGAGCTCCGGCGGTCGGCCGAGTCGGCGCTAAACTACGACGCGGAGCTCTCCGAGCTGGTGGTCGATCTCGGCAATCACCCGTCGATCGTCGCGTGGGTGCCGTTCAACGAGGCCTGGGGCCAGTTCGACACGCCGGCGGCGGTCGAGCGGATCCGCCGGCTGGACAACACGCGGCCGGTGAACGCCGCGAGCGGCGGGAATTTCCAGGGCGTCGGGGACATCCTGGACGTCCATTCCTACCCGGACCCGGCCATGCCGCGCCTCGACAAGTTCATGGCGGTCGTCTGCGGCGAGTTCGGCGGACTCGGCCTGCCGGTCGAGAACCACACGTGGCTGGAGAAGGGCAACTGGGGCTATCGCAGCTACAAGACGCCGCAGGAGCTGACCTCCGCCTACGTGGAGAAGGTCAATCTCCTCCGACCGCTCATCGCGAAGGGCCTCGCCGCCGCGGTCTACACCCAGACCACCGACGTCGAGGTCGAGGTGAACGGCCTGATGACGTATGACCGCAAGGTCATCAAGATGGACCGGTCGGCCGTCGCGGAGGCCAACCAGAAGCTCTATCCGATCGCCGCGGAGGCGGCGCGGAAGTGA